One region of Spiroplasma endosymbiont of Asaphidion curtum genomic DNA includes:
- the rplQ gene encoding 50S ribosomal protein L17 yields the protein MSFIQKRGKNTSWRQGLMRNLATELVVHERLLVTEKRAKELRKTIDKLITLAKRQDLHARRQASSILRNIDVNETETVLQKLFTDIAKRYNKRSGGYTRLLKTDDRRGDNAPMVYIELV from the coding sequence ATGTCATTTATTCAAAAACGCGGTAAAAATACTAGTTGAAGACAAGGATTAATGCGTAATTTAGCAACAGAATTAGTTGTTCATGAAAGATTGCTTGTAACTGAAAAACGAGCTAAAGAATTAAGAAAAACAATTGATAAATTAATTACTTTAGCAAAAAGACAAGATTTACATGCCAGAAGACAAGCATCAAGTATTTTACGAAATATTGATGTTAATGAAACAGAAACGGTTTTACAAAAACTATTTACTGATATTGCTAAACGATATAATAAAAGATCTGGTGGTTATACAAGACTTTTAAAAACTGATGACCGTAGAGGTGATAATGCACCGATGGTTTATATTGAGTTAGTTTAA
- a CDS encoding IS5 family transposase (programmed frameshift) translates to MKFDKFNFINDKELLRLTGIKQSTFNKMLNILKEAELKKFKRGGKNNKLSLENRLLMTLSYWREYRTYFHLGKSFDISEASCYRNIKWIEDILIKHPDFQQLAGKKALINDYFNDKTIIIDATETPIQRPKKTQKQSYSGKKKKHTIKTQVIIEKESKIIIATNFSLDKKHDFCLFKESKIPILKNTKLIVDNGYQGIQKIHSNVLIPKKKTKKNPLNKEQKHNNKLISKMRIIIENIFAILKKFKIITEKYRNRRKRFSLRFNLIASIYNLQL, encoded by the exons ATGAAATTTGATAAATTTAATTTTATTAATGATAAAGAATTATTACGATTAACTGGAATAAAGCAAAGTACTTTTAATAAAATGTTAAATATTTTAAAAGAAGCTGAGTTAAAAAAGTTTAAAAGAGGTGGTAAAAATAATAAATTATCATTAGAAAATAGATTATTGATGACTTTATCATATTGACGAGAATATCGTACTTATTTTCATCTTGGTAAAAGTTTTGATATTAGTGAAGCTAGTTGTTATCGAAATATCAAGTGAATTGAAGATATTTTAATCAAACATCCTGATTTTCAACAACTTGCTGGTAAAAAAGCATTAATAAATGATTATTTTAATGATAAAACAATTATTATTGATGCTACAGAAACACCCATTCAACGCCCAAAAAAGAC ACAAAAACAATCTTATTCAGGAAAAAAGAAAAAACACACTATTAAAACACAAGTAATTATTGAAAAAGAAAGCAAAATAATTATTGCAACAAATTTTTCTCTCGATAAAAAGCATGATTTTTGTTTATTTAAAGAATCAAAAATCCCAATTTTAAAAAATACTAAATTAATAGTTGATAATGGTTATCAAGGAATACAAAAAATTCATAGTAATGTTCTAATACCTAAGAAAAAAACAAAGAAAAACCCTTTAAATAAAGAACAAAAACATAATAATAAATTAATTTCAAAAATGAGAATTATTATTGAAAATATTTTTGCTATTCTTAAAAAATTTAAAATTATTACTGAAAAATATCGTAATCGTAGAAAACGATTTAGTTTAAGATTTAATTTAATTGCTTCAATTTATAATTTGCAATTATAG
- a CDS encoding transposase family protein — MHDYKLFLKSNTLINPKLEVIADSRYQGLQNVHKNTLLPIKKSKNIPLNPDKKEYNSFLSKVRIAIEHVFARLKRFKILVYRYRNKIRRFGLRFNLISGIYNFELS, encoded by the coding sequence ATTCATGATTATAAGTTATTTTTAAAATCAAATACACTTATAAATCCGAAATTAGAAGTAATTGCTGATTCAAGATATCAAGGTTTGCAAAATGTTCATAAAAATACATTATTGCCAATTAAAAAGAGTAAAAATATTCCTTTAAATCCAGATAAAAAGGAATATAACAGCTTTTTAAGTAAAGTTAGAATTGCCATTGAACATGTTTTTGCTAGATTAAAAAGATTTAAAATACTAGTTTATCGTTATCGCAATAAGATTAGAAGATTTGGATTACGATTTAACTTAATTTCAGGAATATATAATTTTGAATTAAGCTAG